From the Longimicrobium terrae genome, the window AGGTACGCGAAGGAATCAGCGTGTTGCGCCCCGCTGGCCACGCCCTTGATTTGTGCGAACTCCACGATTGCGAGCGACTGGCCAGATGGATCGCAACACAGGCCCGTGTCTCCTTGGATGTAGTCATGCGCCGTGCGACCGAAGAGGGGCACTGGGTTTCCTTCCGGTAGCCAAGCGCACAGGGGTTGACTGAAGAAAGCCCGAAGCCTACCTTGGTGTAGAAATTTACAGATGTATAACTCTACAACAAGAGAGGTTCACCATGGGCGTCCACGATCACCGCCGCCGGTCGGTCGGACCAGCGCTCCTCATGTGGAGGAGTGCAAGATGACTTCTGGCGACCCAGCCTCACCGATCGAGCTACTTCACCGGGCGCAGTCAGACGACGAAGCGGCCTTGGGTCAACTCCTCGACGCTGTGGATGCCCTTGTCCTGCGGCACGTCCAAAAGATTCTCGGCCGAGACAACCCGCACGCACAAGACGTCGCGTGGGATGCTCAATCGCATGGGGCGATGGTGATATGGCAGTGCCATGCGACGAATGACCGGGAAGTGTATGGCTGGTTTTGCTCGATTGCGCGGAACGCCGCTCTCCGAGAACTCCGATTGTCCCGAGAGCCAGGCCTGATATCTCTCTCGAACGACAAGGCAAGCAGCCTCCGGGTCCCGCTCCCGCGCAGCGTGCGGGACGAAATGATTTTCACGGCTACGACCACACGTGACCGGTTGGCGGGCCCGACGAGGCGCCTTTTGTCGCTGCGCCTCGATCACGGACTATCCTGGGCCGAGATCGGAGTCGATCTGGGCATTCCGCGAGACGCCGCCAGAAAGCGGTTTCGACGCATGATCGTGAAGCTGCAAGTCGAGGCAAAACGACTGATGCTGGAGCGTGCGGCCGCACGCGGCGAGGACGTGCAGGAACTGGAGAACTACCTGGAAGCACTAGCCAGAGGTAGAATAGGGCCTAGCTGACGGGTGCTACCCAAGCCGAGCGAGCTAAATTCTATGGTATGGCAATGACTGAATCCGATATCCCCGGCACGGAAGCACTGGAGAAGAGCTTCTTCGCGCAGTTGATGGGCGACTCGCTCTCGCTCGAGCGCCTCATCAGTGCCGGTCAGCTTGCGACTGAGACTAGCCCGACGGATGCTGAAATCATCCACGCCAACGCCGGCCGCACGGACGAGCCGGTTTCTGCACGTGCGGCGGCAGTTGCCCGACTCGCGATAGAAGCAAAACGTCAGGCCCCGCCACACGGCACGGCCTGACGTTTCTGCACGATAAACTCACAGGGGCTTGGTTTCATCCCCCCCCGGCCGCTCCCGCCGGATTTGCTCCATCACCTCGCGGGCCGCTTGCGCGGCCGCGACGCGCTCCTGCTCCGTTACGTTCCGTCTGTCCTCAGCCGCCTGGTCCACCTCGCGGCGCTGGATGGGAGTGCTCTCCGGTCCAGCAGCAGGAGGCTCCCGAAACCGGCGTAGGTGCTGAAGAAGGCTCGTGATTGAGAAGCGCATCGATTCCGGATCTGCAGCGCGCGGAGCCCGGGTAGCCGCTCCCCGCGCCCGCGCTCATGTGGCCTCATCCCTCCATGCGGCACCGACGCGTACCCCGAAGTCGTCGAGCTGCGCCAGGACGAGATCCCGCTCACCGTCCGGCAATTCAGCCACCAAGCTGAGCACGCCGGACCGGAGCGCCTTCTGGGCGCGCTGGTAGCGGCGTTGCGCGGCGCGGTACTCGGTGCCGAAATGGTCCGCAACCTCACCCCACGGCGCGTGCTCCACCAGACGCATCCAGAGCAGGTCCTGCGTCCGCTCGGGTAGAGAATCCTGCACCTGCTCAAGAAGCCGTCCAAGCGCGGCCCGGCCCGCGGATGACTCCGCGTCGGCCGACCTCCACTCCTGAACGGACGACCAGCCCGCCGCAATCTCCAGGTCACTGAAAAAGCAGCGCAGGC encodes:
- a CDS encoding RNA polymerase sigma factor yields the protein MPVTAVFDLAAVATRAAGGDDEALEMLLRELHPLLCRYFGRRCRDEPDMSDVVDDLAQQTLVQLARGMPQCRARDEAAVLAWALSIARNCAADHLRAVREERSLRCFFSDLEIAAGWSSVQEWRSADAESSAGRAALGRLLEQVQDSLPERTQDLLWMRLVEHAPWGEVADHFGTEYRAAQRRYQRAQKALRSGVLSLVAELPDGERDLVLAQLDDFGVRVGAAWRDEAT